A region of the Clostridium sp. AN503 genome:
ATATCCGGCGATCTTTTTCTTCGTTTCCAGTTTATTACCCTTCAACGTCACATCTCCTTTCGGAATATTATCATCATGGGAAGGCGCATATACTTATGGCACCTTCCCATATGACAATACACATTTTGCCTATTTTGCATTTTCCTCAATACATTTCTGTTTCAGATCTGCGATCGCTTTTCCCAGATCCGCGCCTGTTTTACTGCTGTCCGCAACGAAATCTGCGATAGCCAGCGCCTCGTCCGTGATCAGGGATCCCTGGGAATAATCAAACTTGATCCTGTAGGATTTGGCCTCAGAGAAGATCTCAACAAATTTGTTCTGGTTCGCATTTTCATACTTACAGTTTTTGTTGCCCATGACGGACAGGGTTTCCTCTCCGAACGCCTGCTGGACATCCAGGGAGCTTAAATACTTCAGGAAGCGGATACTCTGCTCCGGGTACTCGGTCCCGGAATATACCATCCAGCCGTCCACTCCGTAGTTAAACAGCAGGGTCGGCACCCCTTCTTCCGGAGGGAACGCCATAAAGCCAAGTTCAATACCCGCTTCTTTCGCATTCTCCTCAAGAGCGGTCAATTCATTGTTGTTAGCAAAATAGATCAGCCCTTTTCCTGTATAGAACTGGGCTGCTGCCTCCTCTTTTGTCAATGCCAGCGCGTTCTTGTCTATATAACCTTTGCCGATCCAGTCCTTGATCTTATTGCCTGCCGCCTCATACTCCGCAGAAACATCGCTCAAATGTCCGCTTAAATACTCATCGGAAGTCAGCTTGCCGGATTTGTAAAGCTCCGGCTCCGCCAAAGTCTTTGTGAGGGACGCAAGCTGGAAGCCCTCAGGATTTCCTGGAGCGATCAGCGGGATCACACCCTTCTGCACCGCCTTGTCCATCAGCTCCACAAGCTCTGCCTGGGACTTTGGCTCTTCCCATCCGTTCTCATCCATCATGGTTTTATTATACACCAGCAGCGTACAGGTCGAACGGAAGGGAACGCCATAGATCTTCCCTCCTACAGTTCCCAGGTCAACAGAAGCCTGGATAAACTCATTCTTCCACTCTGATCCGTTTGCTTCCATGGCTTCTGTTAAGTCATAACAGGCGCCCAGGGCATTAAAACCGCCTACCCGGTCCAGCCAGCAGCAGGTCACATCCGGCGCGTCCCCTGAGGCAAATGCCGTCTGCAGCGTTTTTGTCAGCACATCCCAGGTGATCACGGTTGTCTCGATCTTGATGTCCGGGTTTGCCGCCTCAAAATCACTGATGATCTGGTTGAACTGGGTCTCATATTCGGGCCAGTCATGCATGAATTTGATCGTGACCGGTTCTGCCGATGAAACCGCCGTCTGGACCGCCGTCCCCTGCTCGCCTGCCGCCCCCTGTGCACCCACTGCCGCGTCACTGGAACTGCTCCCCCCGGAGCATCCGGCTAAAGACAATGCCATGACCCCCGCCAGTGCAGTTGCTGCCAACCTTTTCCCCATTTGTTTTTTCATAAACATTCTCCTTTCATTTGACCAGATCCTCTTTGTATCCGGTCTGCTTTCATAACATCCACAGTTGTTTGAGGTCAAAATGGTAACGTTTTCATTTTATGGTAACGTTACCATTTTGAAGTTAAAAATAAAATGGTGTATTGTTTCGACCTATATAAAGTAAACCACTTATTTTATAGTTTGTCAACATATTTTATGAATTTTATACATAAATTTCTTTTTATTCTAAATTTGGTATCAGAAGTTTTTACTATACTACAATCAGATTCAGCATCTATAAATGGCATAAACGCCAATAACTCCAATCTTTTTGCAAGTAACCCGTTATTCAGCTTTCCAAATTCACCAAATTATCTTCTTTTCTCCACATGGCTCCATTTAATGAAATGCTCTAAGCAACTTATTGATCATAAGAAAAGGCATAATCAAAAATCACTCAGAGCATCTATTATTTTGGTCAGATATTTAAATCAAACACAGCCTTCACCCGACGGTCTTTTTCATGATCTCATACAACCGCCCCACATCCCCAATCCTGGTCGCCCCAGTCTCCTTATCGATAATGGACGAATACACGTGAGGAACGATCTTCTCCACCCCCGCGTCCACCGCGATCTGAAGGATCTCCTTAAAGTTATATAGGTCTATGCCGCCTGTGGGTTCTAAACCAAATCCGGTCTCGGCGCAGGCTTTCGCCACCGCCTCATATTCCTCTCTCACCTTCAAGCCGCCCATGGGGAAATATTTGAGGGAATCCGCCCCCTGCTCCTTTGCCATGGCGATCGCCGTCTTCACCGGCACTACGGCAGGTTCTTCGTCCCTGCACAGAGGCCCGGTAGACACCTTCACATACCCCGGCTTCCCGCACGGAGCTACCATGGAATTCATGAACGGCCCCGGCCCGGTCTTCGCCCTGGTGTAACCGCCGGCTGTAAAGGTCTGGTTGATATGCTTCGGTATGATCTGTCCGGAGATCTCCGCCACCGCCTTCCACTGGCCCGGATTGCCCGCCCCGAGACCTACGGAGATATTATTGTCCACGGCCTCCTGATAGCGTTTCATATCCTCCACGGCGCTATCCACATCCGGATAATCGGCGGACAATATTCCGACCGCCACATGCCCTTCCGCGGCCGCGTAGATCGCCTTTGCATTTTCAATCGAATTGGTAAGGCAGTTTAAGCATACCCTTCCTTTATAAAAATTAAGCCCTTCCATTTGTCTTTTCTCCTCTTGACTGCTTTCCTTCTGTTGCCGACTGATGGATCTCCAGCAGCCTGCGATATATGGTATCCAGCTCCTCCAGGCTGTTTAAGGGTCTCGGGTCGATGGCCACAGACCCGATATTGGCCTGGTAATCCCGTGTATAGACCGCCACATTTCCCTCCTGCAGCGCCTTCACGGCTTCTTTTGCGTCCAGTCCGTAACGCTTGGGGTCAAAATCGATCTTACATCGATAGATCTCCCTGCCCGCCTCGTCCTGTATGATGGACGTCTTAAGGCCCCCGATCTCCCCTGTTTTTGCCGCAAATCGCTCCAGGTCTTCCAGGGATACCGCCTGCGGTTTTCCTCCCGCCAGGTATTCCTCAATGGCTTTTACAAGCCCCATGGTACATTCTTTTCCCACCTTCATGGTCCTTCCGATGCCCTTATACTGAAGGCGCATGTTGTCTGCAAACTCAGTTGTCCGGCAGGCCACAAACCCGCTGGTAGGCCCTTCGATGGCTTTGGCCCCGCTGTAGCACACAAAATCAGCGCCCATGGCGGCATACGCCTTTAAGTCCTCCTCCGCCGCCGCGTCCACGATACAGGGAACCCCCAGACGGCGGGTCAATTCTATGACCGTTCTGGCATCCACCATCTCCTTCTGTACGCAGTGATGGGATTTGACAAAAAGAACTGCCAGGGTATGTTCATTGACCGCAGCCTCGATATCGCCGGGCCTGGAACCGTTGGCATAACCGGCTTCCACAATCTTTGCCCCTCCTGCCTGGGCCATCAGCGCGATGGGCGCGCCAAAATCCACGTTCTGCCCTTTCAGCAGGATCACCTCCCGCTTCGGGGTATCCGGAAGGATATCGTATAGATGCTGTACCTTCTGGAGACTGTTCCCGCAGATCAGGGACGCCACCGCCAGGGCGATGCCTGCGGAGGCGCTGGAGGTGACGCAGGCGTCCTCCGTACCGATCATCTCTCCGATCCGTTTCCCCGCCCAGGCGTACAGATCGTCGATCACCACGTAGTTGCCCGCCGCCTCCACCAGGGTCTCCCCCACCCCTTTTGAGATGGTGGAGACGCCCAGCTTCGTCATCCTGCCGGATGCGTTGATCACGGGTCTTAACCCGTTCCTGCTATATATGTTTTCCATAAAATACTCCCGTCACATGATAACCTGCATTTACAGAATGCCCAGTAAGGACGTCACGATGGACACGCCCACCACAGTGAGCAGGATCCGGTTGTAGTACGGCCCTTTTTTCTTCAGGTAATAGTAGATGATAAATACAGCCGCTAACGGCAGTAACCCGGGAGCCACCGTATTTAAAATATCCTGGAACACGATCTGCGTGCCGCTTGAGAAGCCAAAGGTCAGCGGCGTGGAGATGGTGACATAGCTGGCGGACAGCGCTCCCATCATCGTAAGGCCGATCACATTGGCCGTAAATATGATGGACTTCATCTTCCCGCCGTGAAGCAGCGACACCACGGAGCGTTTGCCCAGGGTATAGCCGTTGTGGATCAGGCCGTAAGCGATGGCAATGGTGACAGCCGGGTACAGGATCAGCGGCATAACGCCGCCCAGGGCAGAACCATTGCTGGCAAAGGGCAGGAAAATGGAGATGATGATCGGCATGATCGCCGCCCACACGATGGCGTCACCCATGCCCGCGATCGGGCCCATGAGGCCGGTCTTGATCCCAGTGATAGCTTCATCCGTCACGTTTTCCCCGTTGGCCTTCTGCTCCTCCATGGAAATAACGATGCCCTGGATGATGGCTCCGAAGGTCCCCTCTGTATTGAAAAAAACCAGATGCCGTTTCAAGGCGGCGCTCAACTCCTCGTCGGTGCTGTAAAGCTTCTTTAATACCGGCGTCATGGATGCACAAAATACAAGGCTCTGTAAACGTTCATAAGAGTTGGAAAGCTCCGCGCCCGCATAGTAGATCCACATGGATCTGGTGATATCTTTTTTCGTAAGCTTTTTAACCTGTGTCTGCTCTCCCATCTTACACTGCCTCCTCCTTAAGCTGGAATAATCCCAGTAATAATGCGATACAAGTTGCAAAAATGGCTACTGCCATGGTGTCAAGCCCCAGATACATGACAGCGAAGAACCCGATGATAAAAAATGGGATCAGATTCTTCTTTCCGATCACAGACAGCGTGATCGCAAAGCCAAGAGCCGGAAGGATGCCGCCCATGATCTCAAAGGAATGCATCAGCCACTGGGGCAGGATTGCGATCAGCTTTTCCACCGCAGTCACCCCGAAGAAATCAATCGCAAACACGATCGGGAAACGGATGATAAAACCGGCGATCGACGGATAGATAAACGCCGCGCGGATGATCCCCTTTGTATCTGCATTTTCCGCATAACGGTCCGCCATATGTACCCAAACGGCGTTGGTACTTCTTCTGAGCTGATCCACAAACACGCCCAGCACGCCGAACGGGATCGCCAGCGCGATCGCCACCTCCGGGGACATATTGGACATGACGCCCAGGGGGATGGCGATGCATCCCGCCAGTGCCGGATCACTGGGAACGTTCCCGCCCGGCGTGGAGGTCACCCCCAGATAAACAAGCTGCAGGCCCGCTCCGATCTTCATGGCAAGAGGCATATTGCCTGTGAGCAGCCCCACGAAAACGCCGATCACCACCGGCTGCAGAAGCATGGACGAAAAGGTATATCCAAACCGCAGCCTGCAGAACCAGTAATAAACACCCATACATACAGCCAACATCAGCACACTCATACTTCAAAACCCTCCTTAGTTATTGTACTTTTTAAGGATCGCTTCCAGGCTCTGAGGAACATCCTCAGGGATGGTCTGGAAAATGATCTTAA
Encoded here:
- a CDS encoding extracellular solute-binding protein: MKKQMGKRLAATALAGVMALSLAGCSGGSSSSDAAVGAQGAAGEQGTAVQTAVSSAEPVTIKFMHDWPEYETQFNQIISDFEAANPDIKIETTVITWDVLTKTLQTAFASGDAPDVTCCWLDRVGGFNALGACYDLTEAMEANGSEWKNEFIQASVDLGTVGGKIYGVPFRSTCTLLVYNKTMMDENGWEEPKSQAELVELMDKAVQKGVIPLIAPGNPEGFQLASLTKTLAEPELYKSGKLTSDEYLSGHLSDVSAEYEAAGNKIKDWIGKGYIDKNALALTKEEAAAQFYTGKGLIYFANNNELTALEENAKEAGIELGFMAFPPEEGVPTLLFNYGVDGWMVYSGTEYPEQSIRFLKYLSSLDVQQAFGEETLSVMGNKNCKYENANQNKFVEIFSEAKSYRIKFDYSQGSLITDEALAIADFVADSSKTGADLGKAIADLKQKCIEENAK
- a CDS encoding KDGP aldolase family protein, which encodes MEGLNFYKGRVCLNCLTNSIENAKAIYAAAEGHVAVGILSADYPDVDSAVEDMKRYQEAVDNNISVGLGAGNPGQWKAVAEISGQIIPKHINQTFTAGGYTRAKTGPGPFMNSMVAPCGKPGYVKVSTGPLCRDEEPAVVPVKTAIAMAKEQGADSLKYFPMGGLKVREEYEAVAKACAETGFGLEPTGGIDLYNFKEILQIAVDAGVEKIVPHVYSSIIDKETGATRIGDVGRLYEIMKKTVG
- a CDS encoding DgaE family pyridoxal phosphate-dependent ammonia lyase — translated: MENIYSRNGLRPVINASGRMTKLGVSTISKGVGETLVEAAGNYVVIDDLYAWAGKRIGEMIGTEDACVTSSASAGIALAVASLICGNSLQKVQHLYDILPDTPKREVILLKGQNVDFGAPIALMAQAGGAKIVEAGYANGSRPGDIEAAVNEHTLAVLFVKSHHCVQKEMVDARTVIELTRRLGVPCIVDAAAEEDLKAYAAMGADFVCYSGAKAIEGPTSGFVACRTTEFADNMRLQYKGIGRTMKVGKECTMGLVKAIEEYLAGGKPQAVSLEDLERFAAKTGEIGGLKTSIIQDEAGREIYRCKIDFDPKRYGLDAKEAVKALQEGNVAVYTRDYQANIGSVAIDPRPLNSLEELDTIYRRLLEIHQSATEGKQSRGEKTNGRA
- a CDS encoding PTS system mannose/fructose/sorbose family transporter subunit IID, encoding MGEQTQVKKLTKKDITRSMWIYYAGAELSNSYERLQSLVFCASMTPVLKKLYSTDEELSAALKRHLVFFNTEGTFGAIIQGIVISMEEQKANGENVTDEAITGIKTGLMGPIAGMGDAIVWAAIMPIIISIFLPFASNGSALGGVMPLILYPAVTIAIAYGLIHNGYTLGKRSVVSLLHGGKMKSIIFTANVIGLTMMGALSASYVTISTPLTFGFSSGTQIVFQDILNTVAPGLLPLAAVFIIYYYLKKKGPYYNRILLTVVGVSIVTSLLGIL
- a CDS encoding PTS sugar transporter subunit IIC; translation: MSVLMLAVCMGVYYWFCRLRFGYTFSSMLLQPVVIGVFVGLLTGNMPLAMKIGAGLQLVYLGVTSTPGGNVPSDPALAGCIAIPLGVMSNMSPEVAIALAIPFGVLGVFVDQLRRSTNAVWVHMADRYAENADTKGIIRAAFIYPSIAGFIIRFPIVFAIDFFGVTAVEKLIAILPQWLMHSFEIMGGILPALGFAITLSVIGKKNLIPFFIIGFFAVMYLGLDTMAVAIFATCIALLLGLFQLKEEAV